GTCGAAGCTGAGGGCGGGGTGCGCCTGTGCCAGGTGCTCGCGCAGTTCCCGAAGCTGGCGGAAGTAGGGCCGCGCATCCTCGGGATCTTCGCTGTAGGGAGGCACGGTCATCAGGCCGCGCAGGTCGAGTGCGGGCAAAGAGGGAATGCGCTCGAGCAACTCCATCAACTCGCGGGATTGCGGGTCGAGACCGGTCTTGGCCTCCTCGGGGCTCAGCTTGATTTCCAGCAGCACGGGCAGCGTGCGGCCGCGTGCCTGCGCGGCTTCGTTCAATCTCTCGGCCAGGCGCAGGGAATCGAGTGAATCCACTGCGTCAAAGAGCTCGACCGCGCGGGTGGATTTGTTTGACTGCAGATGGCCGATCAGGTGAAAGACGGAGGAGCCTGGCGCGGGCTTGCCGGGAGTTCTGGCCAGCCCCAGTTGGGCGAGTGCCAGCGACTTCTGGGCAAACTCCTGCACGCGGTTTTCGCCAAAGTGCGTGATACCGGC
This window of the Acidisarcina sp. genome carries:
- a CDS encoding YggS family pyridoxal phosphate-dependent enzyme; translation: MNHEETLTFSQRLTRIEEQIDAACRRAGRSRNEVQLMAVSKTHPAEAVQEAIAAGITHFGENRVQEFAQKSLALAQLGLARTPGKPAPGSSVFHLIGHLQSNKSTRAVELFDAVDSLDSLRLAERLNEAAQARGRTLPVLLEIKLSPEEAKTGLDPQSRELMELLERIPSLPALDLRGLMTVPPYSEDPEDARPYFRQLRELREHLAQAHPALSFDQLSMGMSGDFAVAIEEGSTMVRIGTALFGHREYPDREYVR